The Quercus robur chromosome 7, dhQueRobu3.1, whole genome shotgun sequence genome has a segment encoding these proteins:
- the LOC126691192 gene encoding uncharacterized protein LOC126691192, translating into MQIKDEGALTFPGKLKGDPNKRPRDKYCRFHRDHGHDTANCYDLKQQIEALIKKGKLQRFVSRERTNTPEEQAPRRENDCPRPPTGDIRMIVGGTTAVGSSKKARKTYLRMVHSIQLTGSVPKMPRIDNPVINFSEDDARRLHHPHDDALVVSLQIGDYNMHRVLVDNGSSADILYYPAF; encoded by the coding sequence atgcaaatcaaagatgaaGGAGCATTGACTTTCCCTGGAAAGTTGAAGGGAGACCCCAACAAAAGACCAAGAGACAAGTATTGCCGCTTTCACCGGGACCACGGTCACGACACAGCTAActgctacgacttgaagcagcagattgaggccCTAATTAAGAAGGGGAAACTACAGAGGTTCGTCAGCAGGGAAAGAACCAATACGCCGGAAGAACAGGCTCCACGAAGGGAGAACGACTGCCCTAGACCACCCACTGGAGACATACGAATGATCGTAGGGGGCACAACTGCAGTCGGATCTTCCAAGAAAGCCCGCAAGACCTACCTCAGGATGGTCCATAGCATCCAACTCACAGGATCAGTACCAAAGATGCCGCGGATAGATAACCCCGTCATAAACTTTTCAGAGGATGACGCTCGGAGACTTCACCATCCTCATGACGACGCGCTAGTAGTCAGCCTGCAGATTGGGGATTATAATATGCACCGGGTCCTCGTCGACAATGGCAGCTCAGCAGACATCCTGTACTATCCAGCATTCTAG
- the LOC126692852 gene encoding dirigent protein 22-like, giving the protein MAKTFSKRTSILFMLFTIFFFSTYVIADEAPVFSKNLPPSSLGLKQEKLSHLHFYFHDIVSGPKPTAIRVAQAATTNTSPTGFGAMAVIDDPLTLLPENTSKVVGQAQGIYTLASQSEAALLMVMNFAFTEGQYNGSTLSVLGRNTVFSTVREMPIVGGSGVFRFARGYAQAKTYTFDTKSGDAVVEYNVYVLHH; this is encoded by the coding sequence ATGGCCAAAACCTTCTCAAAACGCACATCCATTTTATTCATGCTCTTcaccattttcttcttctcaaccTACGTCATCGCAGATGAAGCACCCgttttctctaaaaatttaCCTCCTTCATCACTTGGACTTAAGCAAGAGAAGTTAAGCCACCTCCACTTCTACTTCCATGACATTGTCAGTGGCCCCAAACCTACTGCTATACGAGTTGCACAAGCTGCCACGACAAACACATCCCCAACGGGGTTTGGAGCCATGGCGGTGATTGATGACCCACTGACTCTCCTCCCAGAAAATACCTCCAAAGTTGTTGGACAAGCACAAGGAATTTATACCTTGGCGTCGCAGAGTGAAGCAGCGTTGTTAATGGTGATGAACTTTGCTTTCACAGAGGGACAGTATAATGGTAGCACTCTTAGTGTGTTAGGGAGAAACACTGTATTCTCGACTGTCAGGGAGATGCCGATCGTTGGTGGGAGTGGTGTTTTCCGGTTTGCTCGTGGGTATGCTCAGGCCAAGACTTACACGTTTGATACCAAATCTGGGGATGCAGTTGTGGAGTACAATGTCTATGTCTTACATCATTGA